Proteins encoded together in one Glandiceps talaboti chromosome 11, keGlaTala1.1, whole genome shotgun sequence window:
- the LOC144442478 gene encoding mitochondrial chaperone BCS1-like, with amino-acid sequence MPLSDYISSLQDNPYFGAGFGLVGVGAALAFLRKGSQFGMVAFRRHYMMTLEVPSKDKSYSWLLQWITSHANKTQHLSVETTFHQTEGGSIRTEFDFVPSPGTHFFWYKNYLIKVERNREKQMLDLQHGTPWETVTLTTVGRNKEMYFEILSKAKKLAIERQEGKTVMYTPLGVEWRQFGYPRKKRPFNSVVLDAGISERILDDVKEFIQDPKWYTDRGIPYRRGYLLYGPPGCGKSSYIMALAGELDYSICVLNLSDKSLSDDRLNYLMSVAPQQTIILLEDVDAAFVSREISREAKYEGMGRVTFSGLLNTLDGVASTEARVVFMTTNYLERLDPALIRPGRVDMKELIDHATDHQLMHMYTRFYPDYPETHSHQFAQAVLSHKKPVSIAQIQGYFMLYKSDGDAVLKNVEEIWTL; translated from the exons ATGCCTCTTTCTGATTATATATCATCCCTCCAAGACAATCCATATTTTGGTGCTGGTTTTGGCTTGGTAGGTGTAGGTGCTGCACTTGCATTTTTACGTAAAGGTAGTCAGTTCGGAATGGTTGCCTTCAGGAGACATTATATGATGACACTGGAGGTTCCAAGCAAAGACAAAAGTTATTCTTGGTTATTGCAATGGATTACTTCACATGCAAATAAGACGCAACATTTGAGTGTGGAAACTACCTTTCATCAAACAGAAGGAGGTAGCATTAGGACAGAGTTTGATTTTGTACCAAGTCCTGGAACTCATTTCTTCTG gtATAAGAATTATTTGATCAAAGTAGAAAGGAACAGAGAAAAGCAGATGTTAGATCTTCAGCATGGAACTCCCTGGGAAACAGTTACCTTGACAACAGTTGgaagaaacaaagaaatgtacTTTGAAATTCTTAGCAAAG CAAAGAAATTGGCCATAGAAAGACAAGAAGGGAAAACAGTGATGTATACTCCCCTTGGAGTTGAATGGAGACAGTTTGGGTATCCTAGGAAGAAAAGACCGTTTAACTCAGTAGTTTTAGATGCTGGAATATCAGAGAGAATTCTAGATGATGTGAAAGAATTTATACAAGATCCTAAATGGTATACAGATAGAG GAATTCCATATAGAAGAGGATATTTATTGTATGGTCCTCCTGGatgtggaaaaagtagttatat AATGGCTCTTGCTGGTGAACTCGATTACAGTATATGTGTATTAAATCTAAGTGATAAAAGTTTATCTGATGATAGATTAAATTATCTCATGAGTGTAGCACCACAACAAACTATCATACTACTAGAAGACGTAGATGCTGCCTTTGTCAGTCGAGAAATAAGTCGAGAAG CCAAGTACGAAGGTATGGGTAGGGTTACATtcagtggtttattgaatacgtTAGATGGTGTAGCATCCACTGAAGCTAGGGTTGTATTTATGACAACAAACTACCTAGAAAG GTTGGACCCTGCACTTATCCGACCAGGTAGGGTGGACATGAAAGAACTCATAGACCATGCCACAGATCATCAGTTGATGCACATGTATACTCGGTTTTACCCAGATTACCCAGAAACCCATTCACATCAGTTTGCCCAGGCAGTGTTATCCCACAAGAAACCCGTCAGTATTGCCCAGATCCAGGGATACTTTATGTTATACAAATCAGATGGTGATGCAGTATTAAAGAATGTTGAAGAGATCTGGACACTTTGA